ACGGTGGGCCCATGACCACTTCAGAATCCCGCCGCCCCGAGAGCCCAGACAGCCCTGAGACACCGGACAGCCCTGAGGCAACGGACCACCCGGCCGCACCTGTCCGAGTCGACGATCCCGGAGATCTCCTCGCCGCCCTACCGGCGATGCTGGGCTTCCGGCCCACGCGGTCCGTGATCGCGATCAGTCTCTGCGGTCACGGACCGTCGCGAATCGGCACGGTGATGAGGCACGACCTCGAACTCGGCGTCACCGGCAGAGCCGTCATGGCCGACGCGACCGAGCGCTTCGTCTCGGTGGCACAACGAGAACCCGCCGTCGGGATGATCCTCGTCTTCGTCGACGACCGATTCGGAGCGGATCTGTGCGGGCCCGCGGACCCGCGGATCCGATCCGAGGTGCTCGCCGTCGTCGAGCGCTTCGACGAGGAGCTCGTCCGCCGCGGCATCGTCCTCGCCGACGTGTTCGTCGCCGCCGAGGTCGCGTTCGACGCCCCGTGGTCGAGCCTTGCGCCCGGCGGGGCGGGAGGCCGCCAGCCGGACCCGCGGTCGTCGTCCGTCGCGGCGGCGCAGGTGCTCGGCGGGCGTGCCATCCTCGCCTCCCGCGAGGAACTGGTCGGTGTGTTGACGCCCGCCGCCGCGGCGGATCGGGCCCGGGTCGGCGCGGCGATCGATGATCTGCGTGCGCGGACGGAGCCGATCGACGCCGAGGACCTGCCCGCTCACCGAGATCTGCTCGAGGCGCTGCTCGACCGCGTACGAGCCTGCGCGCGGGGCACCGTCCCCGACCGCGACGCCGCGGCGGTTGCGGCGTCGGCCCTTGCCCACGCGCCGGTGCGGGACGCCGCCCTGGCGTTCGCGGTGGGCGATCTCGCTGCGGCCGCCGAACGATTGTGGGTCTCGTTGACCCGGACGCTGCCCGACCCGGACCGGGCGGGCGCGGCGACACTGCTGGCCTACTCCGCGTACGTCCGAGGTGACGGGCCACTGGCCGGGGTCGCGCTCGATGCCGCACTGGCGGCCGATCCCGGCCATGTCCTGGCCAGGCTGCTCGATACCGCTCTCCGCAGTGGCCTCCGGCCGGAGCGGGTGCGGGAACTGGCCGACGTCGGGTACGAGTGCGCGGGGCGGATCGGAGTGCGCCTGCCCCGGTCGGGCGACTGAGCGCTGTCTCGGGACCTGCCGGCGTCAGCGCCGGGCCGCGTGGGACCGGTCGCCCAGGTCCTTCAGGAACTGCCAGGCGTCCGCGACGATCTCGTCGAGATCGGTGTGTGCCGGGCTCCAGCCGAGTTCCGCGATGGCCCGGTCGCTCGAGGCGACCAGCACGGCCGGGTCACCGGCGCGGCGCGGTGCGTCCTCCGCGGTGATCGGCAGCCCGGTGACCCGCTCGCACGCCGAGATCACCTCGCGGACACTGAACCCGGACCCGCTTCCCAGGTTGTAGATGTCGTGACGGCCGGGCGTGGAGGCATTCACCGCGAGCAGGTGCGCCTCCGCCAGATCCAGAACGTGGATGTAGTCCCGGATGGCGGTGCCGTCCGGGGTCGGCCAGTCCGTTCCGAAGATCGAGATCTTGTCGCGCTGGCCCAGAGCGACCTGGAGGACCAGCGGAATCAGGTGGGTTTCGACGACCCGATTCTCGCCCGCGCCCCGGTAGGCACCCGCCACGTTGAAGTAGCGCAGGCTGGTGGCGGCCAACCCGTGTGCGACCGCGTAGGACGAGATGGCGTGGTCGATCGCGAGTTTCGTAGCCCCGTACGGGTTGGTGGGCCGGGTGGGGTCGGCCTCGGTGATGGGCGAGTGGTCCGGTTCCCCGTACGTGGCCGCGGTGGACGAGAACACCAGCCGGGACGTCCCCGACGCACGCATCGCCTCGAGCAGCGTCAGGGTCGTCACCACGTTTCCCTGCCAGTACTTCTCGGGTACCTCCACCGACTCACCGACCAGCGATTGCGCAGCGAAATGGAGGACACCGTCGAATCGCGGTGCACGGGGGTCGGTTCCGAGGACGTCCGCAGCCAGTGCCGCGACATCGCCTCGGACGAACTCCGCGCCCGCGGGTACCGCGTCGGCATTGCCGGTGGACAGATCGTCGACGACGACCACCTCGTGCCCGCGCTCGAGCAGGAGAGTGGCACACACGCTTCCGACGTAACCGGCGCCGCCGGTGACGAGCAACCTCATCGCATCAAGCCTGGACCTGCTTGACCTGAACCGCGTGTGCCATCTCGTCGGACAGTTCGAAGGTCTCGTGACCAGGCACGGTGATCGTCACCGCTCCGGACTTGTTCTCCACCACGACCCGGGCATCCGGAACGACGCCCGCCTCGCGTAGCCGACCGATCACCTCCGGATCGGACTGCACGTGCTCGGCGAGACGCCGCACGACGACCGCCGTCGGCTCGCCCTGAGGCAGATCCGTGAGCCGGATCAGCTTCTCGTCCGTGGCGACAGGCCTTTCGAGGCCCAACTCGGCCAGACCCGGGATCGGGTTGCCGTACGGGGACGTCGTCGGATTGTCGAGGACCTCGACCAGACGGCGCTCGACCTCCTCGCTCATCACATGCTCCCAACGGCAGGCCTCCGCGTGCACGTCTTCCCACTTGAGCCCGATGACGTCCACCAGCAGACGTTCCGCGAGGCGGTGCTTGCGCATGACCGAGACCGCCAGTGTGCGGCCCTTGTCGGTCAGTTCCAGGTGCCGGTCTCCGGCCACGGTGAGCAGCCCGTCCCGTTCCATCCGGGCCACGGTCTGGCTGACCGTCGGGCCACTCTGTTCGAGTCGTTCGGCAATGCGCGCGCGAAGTGGGACGACGCCCTCTTCTTCCAAATCGTAGATCGTCCGGAGATACATCTCCGTGGTGTCGACCAGATCCTTCACTCTCACACCCCTTCGTCCCGTCCGATTCTACCGGGTCGATCGCCGGGAACGGTGTGTCAGCCCACGCCACGCCGGGGGACCGGCGTGTGCATGCCGATTCCGGTATCGGTGTGACGTCGTCGGCCGCACGGCAGTAGCGTGCAGAATCATGACGGCGTCGCCCAATTCCCCTCATCGATCGGCAGCCCCCGACGGCGGCCACGCGGTGGTCTGGAGTCAGGACTACCTGGGGTACCGCTGGAGCGCGGATCACCCGATGAATCCACAGCGGCTGGCGCTGACGATGGACCTCGCGCGCGGTCTCGGCGTCCTGGACGGAGTCGAACCCGTCCGTCCGGCGGCCGCCAGTGACACGGAGTTGCTCCGGATCCACACCGCGGACTACATCGAGGCCGTCAAGCGCGCGGGACACTCGGACGCGGTGGGAGTGACCGAGGTGGACGTGCCGCACGGTCTCGGCACCGAGGACAACCCGGTGTTCCCCGACATGCACGAGGCCAGTGCGATCCTCGCCGGCGGGTCCCTGGCCGCGGCCCGCGAGATCGCGGAGGGACGCACCCGGCGCGCGGTGAGCATCGGCGGCGGCATGCACCACGCCATGCCCGGCTGGGCATCGGGGTTCTGCGTCTACAACGACGCGGCCGTGGCGATCTCCTGGCTTCTCGACCACGGATTCGACCGCATCGCCTATCTGGACGTCGATGCCCATCACGGCGACGGCGTCCAGCACGCCTTCCTCTCCGATCCGCGCGTGCTCACCGTGTCCGTGCACCAGCATCCGGCGACGCTGTGGCCGAACACCGGGTGGGCGAGCGAGGTGGGGGACGGGGCCGCCGAGGGCACCTCGATCAATCTCCCGGTGCTTCCCGGCACGGGCGATGCGGTGTGGCTGAGGGCCTTCCACGCCGTCGTACCCGCGGCACTGGCCGCGTTCCGGCCACAGATCGTGATCAGTCAGTGCGGCGTCGACAACCACCGCGAGGATCCTCTCGCGGACCTGGCCCTGACCGTCGACGGACAGCGCGCCGCGTTCGTGGCGATGCGTGATCTCGCCGATCGGTACGCCGAGGGGCGCTGGCTCGCCGTCGGTGGAGGCGGCTACGGCCTCGTGCGAGTGGTACCCCGGGCGTGGACCCACCTCATCGCGGCCGCGCTCGACCGCGATGTCGATCCGGCCCGGGCACTGCCGGATTCGTGGCTCGAACAGGCGGCGGGGTTCGCGCCCGGCGTCGAGTTGCCGACGTCGATGAGCGACGGGGGCGACGTGGACTATCTCGCCTGGGACGGTCCCGGAGGGACCCCGGAGACCGGGATATCGTCGATGGACCGGGCACTGACCCGCGTCGATGCCGCCATCATCGCCACCCGTCGAGCGTGTTTCCCGCTGCTCGGCCTCGATCCGGAGGATCCCCGTGACTGAGCGTCCCGACGACGACCGTTCTCGCGCGCTCGAACGCGCGCACGTGTTTCCCAGACACTGGGTCGCGGACGTACTCGCAGCGGACGGCGGAGCGGTGTCGCTGCGTCCGATCGTTCCGGAGGACGCGGACCGGTTGACCGAGTTCCACGGCAAGTTGTCCGAGCGAACCCGGTACCTGCGCTACTTCGGTCCCTATCCGGTGATGTCCCGCAAGGACGTCGTGCACTTCACCACCGTCGACCACCACGACCGGGTCGCGTTCGTGATGGTCCTGGGCGGAGTGATCATCGCGGTGGGGCGGTACGAGCGCCTGACGAACGTCGGTGACGGCAAGTCGGCCGAGGTCGCCTTCGTCGTCGCGGACAATCACCAGGGACGTGGCCTCGGCCCGATCCTGCTCGAGCACCTGGCCGCAGCCGCGGCGGAGAACGGCCTCACCAAGTTCGTCGCCGAGGTCCTCGCCGAGAACCGGAACATGGTCACCGTGTTCCGCGAGGCCGGGTATCAGGTCAGTCGGAGCTTCGAAGGCGGTGTGCTGCGGCTGGAGTTCGCGATCGACCCCACCGAGGCGCTGGTCTCGGTCCGCAACTCTCGCGAGCGCGCCGCCGAGGCGCGCAGCGTGCGCAACGTGCTCAATCCTCGTTCGGTGGCCGTGATCGGGGCGTCGTCGGATCCGTCGAAGGTCGGCAACGCGGTGCTGACCAACCTGCTGCGTGGCGGGTTCACCGGCCCGGTGTACCCGGTCAACGCCGAGCATCGCTCGGTCCGCGGGGTGCGCGCATATCCCTCCGTGCGCGACATTCCCGACGACGTCGACCTCGCGGTGGTGGCTGTACCGGCCGAGGCGATCGACGCCGTTCTCGACGACTGCCTCACCAAAGGGGTCAAGGGTCTCGTCGTCGTGTCCTCGGGTTTCAGCGAAACCGGTCCGCAGGGGCGACATTCCGAGCGGATGCTGGTGCACGCCGCTCGCGAGCACGGCATGCGTCTGATCGGACCGAACGCCCTGGGCGTGGCCAACAACGATCCGTCGGTCTCGCTCAACGCCACCCTCGCCCCGGTGTTGCCGAAGTCCGGCAACGTCGGCTTCTTCTGCCAGTCCGGTGCCCTCGGCATCGCCATCCTCGACGAGGCGGCGCGCACCGGAATCGGATTGTCCGCGTTCGTGTCCGCGGGCAACCGTGCCGACGTGTCCGGAAACGACCTGCTGCAGTACTGGGACACCGACGAGTCCACCGAGGTCGTGTTGCTCTACCTCGAGAGTTTCGGCAACCCCCGCAAGTTCTCGCGCATCGCGCGCCGGGTGGCGCGGAACAAGCCCATCGTGGCGGTCAAGAGCGGGCGGCACGCGGTGCCGCCCGCGTTGGCGGCCACGGGAGTGGAGATCGACGACTCGATCGTGCGGGCTCTGTTCGAACAGGCCGGTGTGGTCCAGGTCGGCTCGATCTCCCAGCTGTTCGACTCGGCGCTGCTGTTCGGGTACCAGCCCCTCCCGGCCGGGCCGCGCCTGGCGGTCGTGGGCAACTCCACCGCGCTCGGGGTCCTCGCCGCGGACGCGGCGCGCAGTGAAGGCCTCCAGGTCTCGCGTACCACCGATCTCGGTGCCCGGGCCACCCCCGAGGAGTTCGCCGCGGGTGTGCGGGACGCCCTCGATTCCGCCGACGTGGACTCGGTCATCGCGGTGTACGTCCCGCCCGTCCCGGTGCCGGTCGAACCGTTCGCACAGGCTCTCAAGGAATCGGTGCGGGGCGCCGAGAAGCCGGTGGTCACCACATTCCTGGCGGCGGAGGGTATCCCCGAGGTACTCGCGGTCCGCGACGCCGCCGGCCGCGCGGTCCGCGGTTCGGTGCCCTCGTATCCCGGGCCGGAGCGTGCCGCGCTCGCGCTCGCGCGGGCCTGGCGCTACGCCGCCTGGCGGCGGAGGCCCGCCTCGCACGTGGTGCGGCCCGAGGGGATCGATCCCGAACGGGCGAAGGCACTCGTCGAGCACTGGCTCGATGCGTCCCCGGGGCGTTGGCTCAGCGACGCCGAGTGCGCCGAACTGCTCGCGTGCTACGGCGTCCACGTCACTGTGTTCCAGACCGTCACGTCCGCGGACGAGGCGGCGGAGGCAGCGGGCCGAGTGGGTTACCCGGTCGCCGTGAAGGCGGTGGGCCGGGACTGGCGGCATCGCCCCGATCTCGGCGGCGTCCGGCTCGACATCTCGGACGAGGAGACGGTGCGCCGGGCGTACCGGGACCTGGCCGCGGCCACCGGCGAGCCCCTGGTCCAGGTCCAGCAGATGGCACCGAAGGGGATCGCCTGTGTGATCGGCGTGCAGGACGACCCGTCGTTCGGCTCCCTGATCTCGTTCGGGCTCGCGGGGGTCATCTCGGATCTGCTCGGTGACCGCGCCTACCGGGTCCTCCCGCTCACCGAGGACGGTGCGTCCGAGCTGGTCGATGCACCGAAGGCGGCGCCCCTGCTGTCCGGGTACCGGAATGCGATCCCCGCCGACAAGCGGGCGCTGGTCGATCTGGCGCTGCGGATCTCGACCCTCGCCGACGACATCCCGGAGGTACGCGAACTCGCGTGCGAGCCGGTGCTGGCGTCCCCGTCGGGGGCCTACGTCACCGACTCACGGGTGCGGATCGGACCGGAGCCGAGTGTCGTCGACCTCGGGCCACGCCGACTGCGGTGAGGGTTCACGTCGGGAAGCCCTTCCGGTACCCCGGACGGGTGTACGAATCGACAGTCGGCTGCGCCGCACATACGAAAGCCGTCCGTCCTCCACCTGAGGGGGTGGCGGGGGACGGACGGCTCTCGGCACGCACCGGCAGGCTGTGTGACGAGCCGATCACCGGTGCGAGGTCGGTGCGATCAGCTCGCGTACGAGCGCAGGCGCACTAGCTCGCGTACGAGCGCAGGCGCTCGGCGCGATCGCCTTCGCGCAGCTTTCCCATCACTTCGCGTTCGATCTGACGGACCCGCTCACGGGAGAGACCGAACAGCTTGCCGATCTGGTCGAGAGTCCGCGGCTGGCCGTCGTCGAGGCCGTAGCGGAGCCGGATCACCTGCTGCTCGCGCTCGTCGAGGGTGGCGAGGACGGTACGCACGTCGGTGTGCAGCAGGCCGGCGATGACGGCGCTCTCGGCCGACGTCGCCTCGGAATCCTCGATGAAGTCGCCCAACGGCGCCTCTTCGTCGCTGCCGACCGGCATGTCCAGGCTCACCGGATCGCGGCTGTGGTCGAGGAGATCGGCGATCTTCGCCGCCGGGATTCCGGACTCCGCCGACAACTCGTCGTCGGTGGCCTCACGGCCGAGCTGCTGATGCAGCTCCCGCTTGATCCTGGCCAGCTTGTTGACCTGTTCGACCAGGTGGACGGGAAGCCGGATGGTGCGGCTCTGGTCCGCCATTCCGCGGGTGATGGCCTGCCGGATCCACCAGGTCGCGTAGGTCGAGAACTTGAAGCCCTTCGCGTAGTCGAACTTCTCCATCGCGCGGATCAGGCCCAGGTTGCCTTCCTGGATGAGGTCGAGCAGGGGCATGCCGCGGCCCGTGTAGCGCTTGGCCAGGGACACGACGAGGCGCAGGTTCGCCTCGAGCAGGTGGGCACGTGCCGCCTCACCGTCGCGGACGATGGTCGCCAGGTCACGCTTCTTCGCGGCGGTGAGCCGCTTGCCCGTGGCGAGGACGTGCGCGGCGTACAGCCCGGCCTCGATCCGCTTGGACAGCTCGACCTCTTCCTCGGCAGACAGCAGCGCGGTGCGACCGATTCCGTTCAGGTAGACCCGGACCAGGTCTGCTGCTGGGCTCTGCGCGTCGAGATCGGCGGCGCTGGGGCGGATACGAGTGCTGGGGCTTGTCATGACTTGCCTCCTCATCGGTGGTGTCTCATAGGGATCAACGCACCGAGGCGGCAGGAAAGTTCCCGCGGCGATCCGTCCGAACCTTCTCTGACCAGCGAGTTTCCACTGTTCGTCCTGAGAAGTTGCTGAGAACACATCCCTGCTCCCCGAATCGGGAACGGGGCTCGTCCGGATCAGGCCGGCAACACGAGTCCGTGCCGCACGAGCGAATGAACCAGAGGAACCGCAGACTCCGTGAGCTCCGTCACGTCTTCGCCGTGGGCGAGCGCCAGCAGTTCGATCAGTTCCTCCAACACCATCGACGGGCCACTCATTCCCGCGAGGAGGGCGGCGACGAGATCGTCGATGTCGTGCTGCCATCGGGGACCGTTGCCGCGATGCACGCGAACAGCCTTCTGGTCCCAGCCTTCGGCGCCGGGCAGGTACACCCGCTCGAGCGCGGTGTGCGGGTCGACACCGAACCGGCAGGAGAGGACGTCGTGCTCGCGCAGCCACGCCAGCCGCTCGAAGTAGGCCAGTGCCTCGTCGCCGAGTGGGTCGTCGAACCCGTGGGTGAGATCCTCCGCGAGCAGGTCGGTGGCGGCGTCCGTGCGCCTCAGGTACACGAACCCGAAACCGACACCCTCCACGTTCGAGTCCGCCAGATGGGTCAGCCAGTCGGTCGCTCGTTCGGCGGACTGCGGATCACGGGGGTCCAGCCCGCCGTCGCGCATCCACGTTCCGACGTACAACGCCGGATCCGCGACGTCGCGCTGGACCACCCAGGCGTCGACGCCGTGCGCGGGCAGCCAGGAGGCGATCCGGGCTCGCCAGTCCTCACCGGCGACGTGTACCCACGAGGCGAGCAGGACCGCGGTGCCGCCCGGTGCGAGGTGGTCGAGGGCCTGCCGCACGACGAGTTCGCTCGCGCCGTCGAGGTCGAGGCCGGAGTCACGGTAGGTGTGGCGGACCCGAGGGTCTCCGACGACAAACGGCGGGTTGGCGACGATCCGTGCGAACGTGCGCCCGTCGACCGGGTCGAACCACGAACCGGTGAGTAGCTCGATCTCGACCTGGTTGACCGCCGCGGTCGCCCGGGCCAGGTCGATCGCGCGCTCGTTGAGGTCGGTCCCGGTGACCGTGTCGGCACAGTCGGCGCCGTGCAGCGCCTGGATGCCCGAACCGGTGCCGAGGTCGAGGAGTGAGGTGGTGCGGGTGGTCGGGGTGGCCCGCAACAGCGACAGCGACGCGTGCCCCACGCCGAGCACGTGGTCCTTCGTCGTCGTGTGGGGCCGCAGTGCCCCGTCGAGGTCGGAGAAGATCCATCGGGTGCCGTGGCCGAGGTCCACCGGGCGCAGATCGAGCGCCGCACGCACGGCACCGTCCGCGCCGGGCTCGAGCAGGCCCGCGTCGGTCGCGTCGGTCACCTCGAGGGGTGCCAGCGCCCTGACGGCGTCCGCGCGGGGGACGTCGTCGGCGAGGAGGAACAGGCGGATCAGGACGCCCAGGTCTCCGTGGGACCGGGAGGCGAGCCGTACCGGAACCGGCTCGTTCCTGCCGAGGGCCGCGTGTACCTCGGGACCGAGCGCGTCGAGGAGGGTGTCGGTGTCGAACCGGTTGCGCACCAGCGCTCGGCGCAGGGCGGGGGCGATCGAGACGAGTCGGCGAGTCACCAGGACATCCTTGCAGGCCACGTCGACCTCGGCTGTGGAGTCAGCCCTCGATGGTGCGGCGGTGCCCGGACTCGAGGGCGGGGCCGGACGGTGGGTCGTACCGGCTCGGTTCGTCCTTGCGGCGCGGCGGGCGGTCGTTGGCGATGAGGACCGCGATCCACGGTAGCGGGATGGACGCGCCGACGATCGCCATCGAGATCCACGGATTGCTCCATGCCCCGTACGCGAGCGCAGCCAGCACCAGCGCGGGAATGCGGAACGACATGAGGATCATGTACTTCCGGACCCGCTTGCGATGCTGTTCCTCGAACGACTCGGCAGCCTCGGTGATGA
This genomic interval from Rhodococcus triatomae contains the following:
- a CDS encoding DUF4192 domain-containing protein, with product MTTSESRRPESPDSPETPDSPEATDHPAAPVRVDDPGDLLAALPAMLGFRPTRSVIAISLCGHGPSRIGTVMRHDLELGVTGRAVMADATERFVSVAQREPAVGMILVFVDDRFGADLCGPADPRIRSEVLAVVERFDEELVRRGIVLADVFVAAEVAFDAPWSSLAPGGAGGRQPDPRSSSVAAAQVLGGRAILASREELVGVLTPAAAADRARVGAAIDDLRARTEPIDAEDLPAHRDLLEALLDRVRACARGTVPDRDAAAVAASALAHAPVRDAALAFAVGDLAAAAERLWVSLTRTLPDPDRAGAATLLAYSAYVRGDGPLAGVALDAALAADPGHVLARLLDTALRSGLRPERVRELADVGYECAGRIGVRLPRSGD
- the galE gene encoding UDP-glucose 4-epimerase GalE; this encodes MRLLVTGGAGYVGSVCATLLLERGHEVVVVDDLSTGNADAVPAGAEFVRGDVAALAADVLGTDPRAPRFDGVLHFAAQSLVGESVEVPEKYWQGNVVTTLTLLEAMRASGTSRLVFSSTAATYGEPDHSPITEADPTRPTNPYGATKLAIDHAISSYAVAHGLAATSLRYFNVAGAYRGAGENRVVETHLIPLVLQVALGQRDKISIFGTDWPTPDGTAIRDYIHVLDLAEAHLLAVNASTPGRHDIYNLGSGSGFSVREVISACERVTGLPITAEDAPRRAGDPAVLVASSDRAIAELGWSPAHTDLDEIVADAWQFLKDLGDRSHAARR
- a CDS encoding metal-dependent transcriptional regulator, translating into MKDLVDTTEMYLRTIYDLEEEGVVPLRARIAERLEQSGPTVSQTVARMERDGLLTVAGDRHLELTDKGRTLAVSVMRKHRLAERLLVDVIGLKWEDVHAEACRWEHVMSEEVERRLVEVLDNPTTSPYGNPIPGLAELGLERPVATDEKLIRLTDLPQGEPTAVVVRRLAEHVQSDPEVIGRLREAGVVPDARVVVENKSGAVTITVPGHETFELSDEMAHAVQVKQVQA
- a CDS encoding acetoin utilization protein AcuC, producing the protein MTASPNSPHRSAAPDGGHAVVWSQDYLGYRWSADHPMNPQRLALTMDLARGLGVLDGVEPVRPAAASDTELLRIHTADYIEAVKRAGHSDAVGVTEVDVPHGLGTEDNPVFPDMHEASAILAGGSLAAAREIAEGRTRRAVSIGGGMHHAMPGWASGFCVYNDAAVAISWLLDHGFDRIAYLDVDAHHGDGVQHAFLSDPRVLTVSVHQHPATLWPNTGWASEVGDGAAEGTSINLPVLPGTGDAVWLRAFHAVVPAALAAFRPQIVISQCGVDNHREDPLADLALTVDGQRAAFVAMRDLADRYAEGRWLAVGGGGYGLVRVVPRAWTHLIAAALDRDVDPARALPDSWLEQAAGFAPGVELPTSMSDGGDVDYLAWDGPGGTPETGISSMDRALTRVDAAIIATRRACFPLLGLDPEDPRD
- a CDS encoding bifunctional acetate--CoA ligase family protein/GNAT family N-acetyltransferase — translated: MTERPDDDRSRALERAHVFPRHWVADVLAADGGAVSLRPIVPEDADRLTEFHGKLSERTRYLRYFGPYPVMSRKDVVHFTTVDHHDRVAFVMVLGGVIIAVGRYERLTNVGDGKSAEVAFVVADNHQGRGLGPILLEHLAAAAAENGLTKFVAEVLAENRNMVTVFREAGYQVSRSFEGGVLRLEFAIDPTEALVSVRNSRERAAEARSVRNVLNPRSVAVIGASSDPSKVGNAVLTNLLRGGFTGPVYPVNAEHRSVRGVRAYPSVRDIPDDVDLAVVAVPAEAIDAVLDDCLTKGVKGLVVVSSGFSETGPQGRHSERMLVHAAREHGMRLIGPNALGVANNDPSVSLNATLAPVLPKSGNVGFFCQSGALGIAILDEAARTGIGLSAFVSAGNRADVSGNDLLQYWDTDESTEVVLLYLESFGNPRKFSRIARRVARNKPIVAVKSGRHAVPPALAATGVEIDDSIVRALFEQAGVVQVGSISQLFDSALLFGYQPLPAGPRLAVVGNSTALGVLAADAARSEGLQVSRTTDLGARATPEEFAAGVRDALDSADVDSVIAVYVPPVPVPVEPFAQALKESVRGAEKPVVTTFLAAEGIPEVLAVRDAAGRAVRGSVPSYPGPERAALALARAWRYAAWRRRPASHVVRPEGIDPERAKALVEHWLDASPGRWLSDAECAELLACYGVHVTVFQTVTSADEAAEAAGRVGYPVAVKAVGRDWRHRPDLGGVRLDISDEETVRRAYRDLAAATGEPLVQVQQMAPKGIACVIGVQDDPSFGSLISFGLAGVISDLLGDRAYRVLPLTEDGASELVDAPKAAPLLSGYRNAIPADKRALVDLALRISTLADDIPEVRELACEPVLASPSGAYVTDSRVRIGPEPSVVDLGPRRLR
- a CDS encoding sigma-70 family RNA polymerase sigma factor, translated to MTSPSTRIRPSAADLDAQSPAADLVRVYLNGIGRTALLSAEEEVELSKRIEAGLYAAHVLATGKRLTAAKKRDLATIVRDGEAARAHLLEANLRLVVSLAKRYTGRGMPLLDLIQEGNLGLIRAMEKFDYAKGFKFSTYATWWIRQAITRGMADQSRTIRLPVHLVEQVNKLARIKRELHQQLGREATDDELSAESGIPAAKIADLLDHSRDPVSLDMPVGSDEEAPLGDFIEDSEATSAESAVIAGLLHTDVRTVLATLDEREQQVIRLRYGLDDGQPRTLDQIGKLFGLSRERVRQIEREVMGKLREGDRAERLRSYAS
- a CDS encoding DUF7782 domain-containing protein, which translates into the protein MTRRLVSIAPALRRALVRNRFDTDTLLDALGPEVHAALGRNEPVPVRLASRSHGDLGVLIRLFLLADDVPRADAVRALAPLEVTDATDAGLLEPGADGAVRAALDLRPVDLGHGTRWIFSDLDGALRPHTTTKDHVLGVGHASLSLLRATPTTRTTSLLDLGTGSGIQALHGADCADTVTGTDLNERAIDLARATAAVNQVEIELLTGSWFDPVDGRTFARIVANPPFVVGDPRVRHTYRDSGLDLDGASELVVRQALDHLAPGGTAVLLASWVHVAGEDWRARIASWLPAHGVDAWVVQRDVADPALYVGTWMRDGGLDPRDPQSAERATDWLTHLADSNVEGVGFGFVYLRRTDAATDLLAEDLTHGFDDPLGDEALAYFERLAWLREHDVLSCRFGVDPHTALERVYLPGAEGWDQKAVRVHRGNGPRWQHDIDDLVAALLAGMSGPSMVLEELIELLALAHGEDVTELTESAVPLVHSLVRHGLVLPA
- a CDS encoding DUF3099 domain-containing protein → MARSGVSGESGSSGNPVLITEAAESFEEQHRKRVRKYMILMSFRIPALVLAALAYGAWSNPWISMAIVGASIPLPWIAVLIANDRPPRRKDEPSRYDPPSGPALESGHRRTIEG